The proteins below are encoded in one region of Bradysia coprophila strain Holo2 chromosome X unlocalized genomic scaffold, BU_Bcop_v1 contig_45, whole genome shotgun sequence:
- the LOC119070059 gene encoding uncharacterized protein LOC119070059 isoform X1, with protein MSPMCMSTASIIRKHKQIEAMDTDKISLANKLIQLSLVPELITDIDTQQIEAAHFEQFKEILDEKLNLLFDLIQLYENDLFEKTAATQIFRKSLVILLCEQSADNVPFKTDQVMLQQNITNLTEKWFRVVVDERCLLELVLQHYKALIKVNVWKKNIGAIFGFHRFCQLYYRSTSLLQMSEVFFVLATGTLLLEHYEPKYKQLGIDLYNILMAFSNKSDLISANIHHAVYATCSANIPKIQDHQISLKLWKCLHRCLELDDSWKRTSDWHKVDELMIDLLKRIAFEGNISRSTILFHFAAKFGTLPYRSSIVNDLNKWLDEGGMERRSMVDIDWRALRSEYRNIDSFIIYKWVKKMLLLISNQNMFYGDDYDVACNLQAIHVTYIVWIFSIPLTLISSPVLDMLTKFVPTLLDCYRRYETKELVAIEIRQLFNTFQEHFQFGDVSSDSKNVGLAKRLETLLVIKGSIL; from the exons ATGTCACCCATGTGTATGTCAACCGCGTCAATAAtacgaaaacataaacaaatcgAAGCAATGGATACCGACAAAATTTCATTGGCAAATAAATTGATTCAACTGTCTCTGGTGCCTGAATTGATTACAGACATCGATACGCAACAAATCGAAGCTGCACATTTCGAACAGTTCAAAGAAATACTCGATGAAAAACTTAATCTTCTCTTCGATCTAATTCAGCTATACGAAAACGACCTGTTCGAGAAAACTGCAGCGACACAAATTTTTCGTAAAAGCTTAGTGATTCTACTGTGCGAACAATCGGCTGATAATGTTCCCTTCAAAACGGACCAAGTGATGCTGCAACAAAATATCACAAATTTGACCGAAAAATGGTTTCGTGTAGTTGTAGATGAACGATGCCTTCTCGAACTGGTGCTGCAGCACTACAAAGCGCTCATCAAAGTCAATGTGTGGAAGAAGAACATTGGTGCAATTTTTGGCTTCCATCGGTTTTGTCAGTTATACTACAGGTCAACCAGCTTGTTGCAAATGAGCGAAGTGTTTTTCGTATTGGCAACGGGAACGTTACTGTTGGAGCACTATGAACCGAAATACAAGCAATTGGGCATCGATCTGTACAATATTCTGATGGCATTCTCG aacaaATCGGACCTCATTTCCGCCAACATCCACCATGCTGTCTACGCTACCTGTTCAGCTAATATTCCGAAAATTCAAGACCATCAAATTAGTCTGAAATTGTGGAAATGTTTGCATAGATGCTTGGAACTCGATGATTCGTGGAAACGCACATCCGATTGGCATAAAGTTGACGAGCTGATGATCGATCTGCTGAAACGTATTGCCTTCGAGGGAAACATATCCCGATCTACGATTCTGTTTCATTTTGCTGCCAAATTTGGAACATTGCCTTACCGTTCATCTATTGTCAACGACCTGAACAAATGGCTTGACGAAGGGGGAATGGAGCGCAGATCGATGGTTGACATCGATTGGAGGGCTCTTCGTAGCGAGTATAGAAACATTGACAGTTTTATCATCTACAAATGGGtcaagaaaatgttgcttCTGATCAGCAATCAGAATATGTTCTATGGTGACGACTATGACGTTGCGTGTAACTTGCAAGCCATCCACGTAACATACATCGTTTGGATCTTTTCGATACCGTTGACGCTCATATCATCGCCCGTATTGGATATGCTCACGAAATTCGTTCCCACGTTACTCGATTGCTACCGACGGTACGAAACGAAAGAACTGGTTGCCATTGAAATTCGTCAGCTGTTCAACACATTCCAggaacattttcagtttggTGATGTGAGTTCGgattcaaaaaatgttgggCTTGCGAAAAGATTGGAAACTTTGCTGGTGATTAAGGGTTCCATCCTGTGA
- the LOC119070059 gene encoding uncharacterized protein LOC119070059 isoform X2 translates to MSPMCMSTASIIRKHKQIEAMDTDKISLANKLIQLSLVPELITDIDTQQIEAAHFEQFKEILDEKLNLLFDLIQLYENDLFEKTAATQIFLMLQQNITNLTEKWFRVVVDERCLLELVLQHYKALIKVNVWKKNIGAIFGFHRFCQLYYRSTSLLQMSEVFFVLATGTLLLEHYEPKYKQLGIDLYNILMAFSNKSDLISANIHHAVYATCSANIPKIQDHQISLKLWKCLHRCLELDDSWKRTSDWHKVDELMIDLLKRIAFEGNISRSTILFHFAAKFGTLPYRSSIVNDLNKWLDEGGMERRSMVDIDWRALRSEYRNIDSFIIYKWVKKMLLLISNQNMFYGDDYDVACNLQAIHVTYIVWIFSIPLTLISSPVLDMLTKFVPTLLDCYRRYETKELVAIEIRQLFNTFQEHFQFGDVSSDSKNVGLAKRLETLLVIKGSIL, encoded by the exons ATGTCACCCATGTGTATGTCAACCGCGTCAATAAtacgaaaacataaacaaatcgAAGCAATGGATACCGACAAAATTTCATTGGCAAATAAATTGATTCAACTGTCTCTGGTGCCTGAATTGATTACAGACATCGATACGCAACAAATCGAAGCTGCACATTTCGAACAGTTCAAAGAAATACTCGATGAAAAACTTAATCTTCTCTTCGATCTAATTCAGCTATACGAAAACGACCTGTTCGAGAAAACTGCAGCGACACAAATTTTTC TGATGCTGCAACAAAATATCACAAATTTGACCGAAAAATGGTTTCGTGTAGTTGTAGATGAACGATGCCTTCTCGAACTGGTGCTGCAGCACTACAAAGCGCTCATCAAAGTCAATGTGTGGAAGAAGAACATTGGTGCAATTTTTGGCTTCCATCGGTTTTGTCAGTTATACTACAGGTCAACCAGCTTGTTGCAAATGAGCGAAGTGTTTTTCGTATTGGCAACGGGAACGTTACTGTTGGAGCACTATGAACCGAAATACAAGCAATTGGGCATCGATCTGTACAATATTCTGATGGCATTCTCG aacaaATCGGACCTCATTTCCGCCAACATCCACCATGCTGTCTACGCTACCTGTTCAGCTAATATTCCGAAAATTCAAGACCATCAAATTAGTCTGAAATTGTGGAAATGTTTGCATAGATGCTTGGAACTCGATGATTCGTGGAAACGCACATCCGATTGGCATAAAGTTGACGAGCTGATGATCGATCTGCTGAAACGTATTGCCTTCGAGGGAAACATATCCCGATCTACGATTCTGTTTCATTTTGCTGCCAAATTTGGAACATTGCCTTACCGTTCATCTATTGTCAACGACCTGAACAAATGGCTTGACGAAGGGGGAATGGAGCGCAGATCGATGGTTGACATCGATTGGAGGGCTCTTCGTAGCGAGTATAGAAACATTGACAGTTTTATCATCTACAAATGGGtcaagaaaatgttgcttCTGATCAGCAATCAGAATATGTTCTATGGTGACGACTATGACGTTGCGTGTAACTTGCAAGCCATCCACGTAACATACATCGTTTGGATCTTTTCGATACCGTTGACGCTCATATCATCGCCCGTATTGGATATGCTCACGAAATTCGTTCCCACGTTACTCGATTGCTACCGACGGTACGAAACGAAAGAACTGGTTGCCATTGAAATTCGTCAGCTGTTCAACACATTCCAggaacattttcagtttggTGATGTGAGTTCGgattcaaaaaatgttgggCTTGCGAAAAGATTGGAAACTTTGCTGGTGATTAAGGGTTCCATCCTGTGA